Below is a genomic region from Penaeus vannamei isolate JL-2024 unplaced genomic scaffold, ASM4276789v1 unanchor114, whole genome shotgun sequence.
atattatattttatatgtataaaagtgtgtgtgtgagagagagacaaagcgtgtgtttgtacgtatgtgtatgtctgtgtattagtgtgtgcgtgtgggaatatatgtacacatatacatataaggtttactgtatgaatgaatgaaatagtgTGCATGTGGGGGAGGGGCatatgcgagtgtatgtgtgtgaagatattaatgtgcttgggtatgtgtatatatgtatgtatatatatatatatatatatatatatatatatatatatatatatatatatatatatatatatatatatatacacggctgcgtgtgtgagaaagagagagagagagaggagagagagggaaaggagagagaaagagagagagagagagagagaggagggggaggagagagaggggagagagagagggggagggagaagagaggaggggagaaagggagagaaagagagagagatagagagagaggagagagagagaagagagagagagagagagagagagagagaggagagagagagagagagagagagagagagagagagagagagagagagagagagagagagagagagagagagagagagagagagagagagagagagagagagagagagagagagagagagaggagagagagagagagagagagagtgagtgagtggggggagagacagagagagagagagaggagagagagagagagagagagagagagagagagagagagagagagagagagatactgcatCAAGTGACACGAATTCTCTTGTTAATATCACCGGCTTGACCtgacagttcagttcagttagatttgcggtctaacttcgcccaggccttttctctggagtggcccggcctgtgacAGCTATTTCTAACTGCTCAATTGTTTTCTCTGAACTGTTAGCTTAGCGCCATGACTGGCTTGCCAAGAGGCGCTCCAGTTTCCAAGGCGTAAGCATGTGACAAAATCCTTTTACCAGCCGGGCGGCTGTTGTGGGCGATCCCTGTCTCGGAAATCGTGTGCTCACAACTCTTTGACCTGACGTAtaaaatttctttttatatttcctgAGCATtgtaaagagtgagaaaaaaggctAAGCATTGTGAGACATCTGAAGTTAATAATGGAAAAtgacatcatcaatattttcgaTAACGATTTCCTGTTTCTGGGACAACTTGAACTCTCATAGTTGTCACAgtggaaaggatgagaaaggaaggagacaagCGAGTGTAATGTCTGATTCTTTATTTTAGGGTAGCGGTCGTTTTATAAGGCTCCATAACATTTTTTTTGCCTGAAAAGTTGACTAATTCTTCTGAACAGATAAGCGAGATTGCTCCTCGACGCCGGCCACGCGGTCGACGGCGAGGGCCTCCCTGTTGGGTCTCGTGCGCCCCTGGCTCCCTAGGGCAGGGCGGCGGGGAGTGTCTGGGGTCCCGGGGGGCGGGGGAACGGCTTGGTCAGGTCAGCGGGCGAAGGCCTCGGCTCGACCTGGGGCTTCTCCGCCGGCTTCAGGCCCTCCGTCTTCGGGGGAAGGACGGCGGTCTTGTCTTCGGGGATCTCCGCCGGGAGGGTCTGCACGGGCTGGTGGCCTGGCGGGGGCGTGGGCTGCACCTGCGGCTTCGGCTGGTAGCCTGGGGGCGGCGTGGGGGAGTTGGGCGAGCGctgcgggcggtgggcgggctTGGTCAGGTGAGCGGGCAGGACCTGGGGGCGGGTCTCACGCCCTGGAGGTGGAGTAGGCTGGGTCTGGGGGCGGGTTTGGTGCCCTGGGGGCACGGGAGAGTTAGGGGATCGCTGTGGGCGGGAGACGGGACGGGTCAGATGGGCTGGAGGAGGGCGCGGGGAGTCCGGGGAGCGTcccgggcgcgggcgggggacgGGACGGGTCAGGAGGCCGGGCGGAGGGCGGGGCGAGTCTGGCGAGCGCCTCGAGCGACCAAATGGCCTGGGGTCAACCTGAGGCCTCTGGAAGCTGGGGACACTGCCCCCCGTGGACACACCGGGGC
It encodes:
- the LOC113826078 gene encoding proline-rich protein HaeIII subfamily 1, whose amino-acid sequence is MAPGTCPSVLGRANGRPQEGYKRVQSRSPCTLQRDSPVQSGKEDHKMARVIAVLLIGVCAALADRHLENFTPGRPINHGRPGVSTGGSVPSFQRPQVDPRPFGRSRRSPDSPRPPPGLLTRPVPRPRPGRSPDSPRPPPAHLTRPVSRPQRSPNSPVPPGHQTRPQTQPTPPPGRETRPQVLPAHLTKPAHRPQRSPNSPTPPPGYQPKPQVQPTPPPGHQPVQTLPAEIPEDKTAVLPPKTEGLKPAEKPQVEPRPSPADLTKPFPRPPGPQTLPAALP